Proteins encoded together in one Vitis vinifera cultivar Pinot Noir 40024 chromosome 4, ASM3070453v1 window:
- the LOC100259828 gene encoding cold-responsive protein kinase 1 isoform X3, whose translation MESKGLVLLITGGIWWWWLMRVAVSDPQTNLLNEGCSTYNASSVSNFYSNLNATLSDLKTQLNDNNHFATAERTRTGDSVYAMVQCRNYMSTKDCVACFTAAQSLIRNCSAANGARVIYDGCFLRYESSSFYDQATLPGNAAICGNQTASQVTAFQAAVEGLLADLEVATPRTDDFYVAYKKEVVGGGGATVYGMAQCAETVSPSACQECLKVANGNINSCLPSTYGRAVDAGCFLRYSNTPFFADNQTTNITPFLEKGGSSKKKAIIGGVAGGVGLLLLISVLFLWYQQSRKAKAAPRGDILGATELRGPVNYSYRDLKAATKNFSEENKLGEGGFGDVYKGTLKNGKMVAVKRLFIGQPNRAKADFESEVKLISNIHHRNLIRLLGCCGKRSELLLVYEYMANSSLDKFLFGERRGALNWKQRLDIIAGTARGLAYLHEEFHVCIIHRDIKSSNILLDNDFQPKIADFGLARLLPEDKSHLSTKFAGTLGYTSPEYAIHGQLSEKVDTYSYGIVVLEIISGRKCNEMKAEPVGEYLLERAWKLYEDDKHLELVDESLDPEEYKAEEVKKIIEIALMCAQSSVSMRPTMSEVVVLLRSKGSLEHGPPTRPTFVESSKRNPGDTSISTGSSASNATASISHFSGR comes from the exons ATGGAATCCAAGGGCTTGGTGTTGTTGATTACAGGGGGAATATGGTGGTGGTGGTTGATGAGAGTAGCAGTTTCAGACCCACAAACAAACCTACTAAACGAGGGATGCAGCACATACAACGCCTCCAGCGTTTCAAACTTCTACAGCAATCTCAACGCCACCTTGTCGGACCTCAAAACACAGTTGAACGACAACAACCACTTTGCGACTGCGGAGAGAACCAGGACTGGAGACTCTGTGTACGCCATGGTGCAGTGCAGAAACTACATGTCCACTAAGGACTGTGTGGCTTGCTTCACTGCTGCTCAGTCACTCATCCGCAACTGCTCTGCTGCCAATGGCGCTCGCGTCATCTATGATGGCTGCTTCCTCAG ATATGAGAGCAGCAGCTTCTATGACCAAGCCACTCTCCCCGGAAATGCTGCAATTTGTGGGAACCAGACTGCATCACAGGTGACTGCTTTTCAAGCAGCGGTAGAGGGACTATTAGCAGATCTTGAAGTTGCAACACCCAGAACTGATGATTTCTATGTGGCATATAAAAAGGAAGTAGTTGGAGGTGGTGGTGCAACAGTGTATGGGATGGCCCAATGTGCTGAAACAGTGAGTCCGAGCGCTTGCCAAGAGTGCTTGAAAGTGGCAAATGGCAACATAAACAGTTGTCTTCCCAGTACATATGGTAGGGCTGTTGATGCAGGATGTTTTCTGAGATATTCAAACACGCCTTTCTTTGCCGATAACCAGACCACTAATATCACACCCTTCCTAGAAAAGG GAGGGTCAAGCAAGAAGAAAGCCATTATTGGAGGAGTGGCTGGAGGTGTAGGCCTTCTTCTTCTTATCAGTGTTCTGTTTTTATGGTATCAGCAATCAAGAAAGGCAAAGGCAGCTCCTAGAG GTGATATATTAGGGGCAACCGAGTTGCGAGGCCCAGTTAATTACAGTTATAGAGACTTGAAAGCTGCAACAAAAAATTTTAGTGAAGAAAATAAGCTTGGAGAGGGTGGTTTTGGTGATGTCTACAAG GGCACtttgaaaaatgggaaaatggtTGCAGTTAAGAGACTATTTATAGGTCAACCCAACAGGGCAAAAGCAGATTTCGAGAGCGAAGTCAAGCTTATAAGCAATATTCATCATCGCAATCTCATTCGCCTTCTTGGATGCTGCGGCAAAAGATCAGAACTACTTCTTGTCTATGAGTACATGGCCAATAGCAGTCTTGACAAATTCCTATTTG GTGAAAGGCGAGGAGCTCTCAACTGGAAACAACGACTTGATATAATTGCTGGTACAGCTAGGGGTCTTGCCTATCTACATGAGGAATTCCATGTGTGTATCATACATCGTGACATAAAATCCAGCAATATTCTTCTGGACAATGATTTCCAACCCAAAATTGCAGATTTTGGGCTGGCAAGGCTTCTCCCCGAGGACAAGAGTCATCTCAGCACCAAATTCGCTGGAACATT GGGTTACACTTCACCTGAATATGCAATCCATGGGCAGTTATCTGAGAAGGTTGATACCTACAGCTATGGTATTGTCGTCCTTGAAATCATAAGTGGCCGCAAGTGCAATGAAATGAAGGCTGAACCTGTCGGTGAATACTTGCTTGAACGG GCATGGAAACTTTACGAGGATGACAAGCATTTGGAGTTGGTGGATGAGAGCTTAGACCCTGAGGAATATAAAGCAGAAGAAGTGAAGAAAATCATAGAGATCGCTTTGATGTGCGCTCAGTCATCAGTTTCTATGAGACCCACAATGTCTGAAGTAGTTGTTTTGCTACGCAGCAAAGGCTCACTTGAGCATGGACCCCCAACTCGGCCTACTTTCGTAGAATCCAGCAAGAGAAATCCTGGAGACACTTCCATATCTACGGGGTCCTCTGCTTCCAATGCCACAGCCTCTATTTCTCATTTCTCGGGTCGATAA
- the LOC100259828 gene encoding cysteine-rich receptor-like protein kinase 2 isoform X1, which produces MESKGLVLLITGGIWWWWLMRVAVSDPQTNLLNEGCSTYNASSVSNFYSNLNATLSDLKTQLNDNNHFATAERTRTGDSVYAMVQCRNYMSTKDCVACFTAAQSLIRNCSAANGARVIYDGCFLRYESSSFYDQATLPGNAAICGNQTASQVTAFQAAVEGLLADLEVATPRTDDFYVAYKKEVVGGGGATVYGMAQCAETVSPSACQECLKVANGNINSCLPSTYGRAVDAGCFLRYSNTPFFADNQTTNITPFLEKGGSSKKKAIIGGVAGGVGLLLLISVLFLWYQQSRKAKAAPRGDILGATELRGPVNYSYRDLKAATKNFSEENKLGEGGFGDVYKVKFNTYLCDWIDVYCFGQVFIGYLEQGTLKNGKMVAVKRLFIGQPNRAKADFESEVKLISNIHHRNLIRLLGCCGKRSELLLVYEYMANSSLDKFLFGERRGALNWKQRLDIIAGTARGLAYLHEEFHVCIIHRDIKSSNILLDNDFQPKIADFGLARLLPEDKSHLSTKFAGTLGYTSPEYAIHGQLSEKVDTYSYGIVVLEIISGRKCNEMKAEPVGEYLLERAWKLYEDDKHLELVDESLDPEEYKAEEVKKIIEIALMCAQSSVSMRPTMSEVVVLLRSKGSLEHGPPTRPTFVESSKRNPGDTSISTGSSASNATASISHFSGR; this is translated from the exons ATGGAATCCAAGGGCTTGGTGTTGTTGATTACAGGGGGAATATGGTGGTGGTGGTTGATGAGAGTAGCAGTTTCAGACCCACAAACAAACCTACTAAACGAGGGATGCAGCACATACAACGCCTCCAGCGTTTCAAACTTCTACAGCAATCTCAACGCCACCTTGTCGGACCTCAAAACACAGTTGAACGACAACAACCACTTTGCGACTGCGGAGAGAACCAGGACTGGAGACTCTGTGTACGCCATGGTGCAGTGCAGAAACTACATGTCCACTAAGGACTGTGTGGCTTGCTTCACTGCTGCTCAGTCACTCATCCGCAACTGCTCTGCTGCCAATGGCGCTCGCGTCATCTATGATGGCTGCTTCCTCAG ATATGAGAGCAGCAGCTTCTATGACCAAGCCACTCTCCCCGGAAATGCTGCAATTTGTGGGAACCAGACTGCATCACAGGTGACTGCTTTTCAAGCAGCGGTAGAGGGACTATTAGCAGATCTTGAAGTTGCAACACCCAGAACTGATGATTTCTATGTGGCATATAAAAAGGAAGTAGTTGGAGGTGGTGGTGCAACAGTGTATGGGATGGCCCAATGTGCTGAAACAGTGAGTCCGAGCGCTTGCCAAGAGTGCTTGAAAGTGGCAAATGGCAACATAAACAGTTGTCTTCCCAGTACATATGGTAGGGCTGTTGATGCAGGATGTTTTCTGAGATATTCAAACACGCCTTTCTTTGCCGATAACCAGACCACTAATATCACACCCTTCCTAGAAAAGG GAGGGTCAAGCAAGAAGAAAGCCATTATTGGAGGAGTGGCTGGAGGTGTAGGCCTTCTTCTTCTTATCAGTGTTCTGTTTTTATGGTATCAGCAATCAAGAAAGGCAAAGGCAGCTCCTAGAG GTGATATATTAGGGGCAACCGAGTTGCGAGGCCCAGTTAATTACAGTTATAGAGACTTGAAAGCTGCAACAAAAAATTTTAGTGAAGAAAATAAGCTTGGAGAGGGTGGTTTTGGTGATGTCTACAAGGTAAAATTCAATACATATTTATGTGACTGGATTGATGTTTATTGTTTTGGGCAAGTATTCATAGGTTACTTGGAACAGGGCACtttgaaaaatgggaaaatggtTGCAGTTAAGAGACTATTTATAGGTCAACCCAACAGGGCAAAAGCAGATTTCGAGAGCGAAGTCAAGCTTATAAGCAATATTCATCATCGCAATCTCATTCGCCTTCTTGGATGCTGCGGCAAAAGATCAGAACTACTTCTTGTCTATGAGTACATGGCCAATAGCAGTCTTGACAAATTCCTATTTG GTGAAAGGCGAGGAGCTCTCAACTGGAAACAACGACTTGATATAATTGCTGGTACAGCTAGGGGTCTTGCCTATCTACATGAGGAATTCCATGTGTGTATCATACATCGTGACATAAAATCCAGCAATATTCTTCTGGACAATGATTTCCAACCCAAAATTGCAGATTTTGGGCTGGCAAGGCTTCTCCCCGAGGACAAGAGTCATCTCAGCACCAAATTCGCTGGAACATT GGGTTACACTTCACCTGAATATGCAATCCATGGGCAGTTATCTGAGAAGGTTGATACCTACAGCTATGGTATTGTCGTCCTTGAAATCATAAGTGGCCGCAAGTGCAATGAAATGAAGGCTGAACCTGTCGGTGAATACTTGCTTGAACGG GCATGGAAACTTTACGAGGATGACAAGCATTTGGAGTTGGTGGATGAGAGCTTAGACCCTGAGGAATATAAAGCAGAAGAAGTGAAGAAAATCATAGAGATCGCTTTGATGTGCGCTCAGTCATCAGTTTCTATGAGACCCACAATGTCTGAAGTAGTTGTTTTGCTACGCAGCAAAGGCTCACTTGAGCATGGACCCCCAACTCGGCCTACTTTCGTAGAATCCAGCAAGAGAAATCCTGGAGACACTTCCATATCTACGGGGTCCTCTGCTTCCAATGCCACAGCCTCTATTTCTCATTTCTCGGGTCGATAA
- the LOC132253668 gene encoding uncharacterized protein LOC132253668 — MGCSIINMLYSLDLMLLEVFFVYSLKKAKNDIFSVSAHLPSLQMVTELPDSTKGGAKGLVAVWGGWAGLSQHPSRPFSPNYTLKIPGLELRGHLVDWVEKASFACVCKLFEIDPKERAYKTLLSARNLTEVVREPQEYVINILPRKLAKDEIVPGEHYTVKELPLYQEAKEADAERRRKLLEDRDQKKTEGTIRKAPGQKRGPDSPPKKTSGKRGKLVKKHGKDAKEPTPPKEFPPPQTTYEGEVMIEEPVNAAPHSISSGPGRMSGLNHSGPSLVAAARLANVAEEAASINHPGNLNPDAAETAPLEEAGAESQSQPSDDPDRLAIVLVKGPPLKKPRLTRDLQSRLFERLQERQQEIEISCASAHDAHPDGGEVEMATETSAVPAIIPAEDASGPMCPDENMGAPIPGHELPSPSSSEEESADDVAPASPFSYAELEAKLKQITPDWKAIKPSAKMFDMIETLVRGLRSMSQQHALFTQLLQTADYMKTFSSRHQEIENQLRLRMEEAEASLSTMREENEALRVELAEAKGQEESTAGRLHEAEGEAARLRDELSRLRTEVLNEKKQKEDLQLRLDVQKEELEREFAVEREELAADYQRQVDDTFIFGYRCCMKKNGIKRDTPSIPPSEEKKLHEKPAP, encoded by the exons atgggatgcagcatcatcaacATGCTGTACAGCCTCGACCTGATGCTACTGgaagtgttctttgtctattccctgaagaaagcaaagaatgatatcttcagtgtgtccgctcacctgccctcccttcaaatggtgacagaactgccagattcgacaaagggaggggcgaaggggctggtggcaGTCTGGGGTGGATGGGCGGGGCTATCGCAGCATCCGTCGAGGCCTTTTTCTCCGAATTATACCCTAAAAATTCCGG gtttggaattgaggggccaccttgtggattgggtggaaaaggcaTCCTTTGCCTGTGTctgcaaattatttgaaatagatcccaaggagagggcctacaaaacattgcTCTCGGCGCGGAATTTGACAGaggtcgtccgggagccccaggaatatgttatcaacATCCTTCCTAGGAAATTGGCAAAGGATgagatagtgcctggggagcattatacagTGAAAGAGCTCCCCCTCTATCAGGAAGCTAAAGAAGCTGACGCTGAAAGGCGGCGAAAGCTCCTAGAGGATAGAGATCAGAAAAAGACtgaaggcactatccggaaggctcccggacagaagcgGGGTCCGGACTCCCCTCCGAAGAAAACGTCAGGAAAAAGggggaagctggtgaagaagcatgggaaggatgcgaaggaacccactcctcccaaggagtttcctcctccacaaactacctatgagggggaagtaatgatagaggagccagtaaatgctgctccgcactctatctcaagcggccccGGGCGCATGTCGGGGTTGAATCACTCAGGTCCCTCCTTAGTCGCGGCTGCGCGTCTAGCCaacgtggctgaggaagctgcatctatcAACCATCCGGGCAACCTCAATCCGGATGCAGCTGAAACGGccccgttggaggaagcgggggcagaaagccaaagtcagccttccgacgACCCGGATCGCCTGGCTATAGTCCTGGTGAAAGGGCCTCCCCTCAAGAAGCCGCGTTTGACGCGCGATCTACAGTCCAGACTCTTTGAgcggcttcaagagcggcagcaagagattgaaattagctgcgcttctgctcatgacgctcatccggatggaggcgaggtggagatggcTACTGAGACCTCAGCCGTTCCGGCAATAATTCCGGCTGAGGATGCATCCGGACCTATGTGCCCGGACGAAAATATGGGGGCCCCGATTCCGGGACACGAGCTACCCTCTCCTTCCTCATCCGAGGAGGAATCTGCTGATGATGTCGCTCCcgctagccctttcagctacgcggagttggaagctaagttaaagcagattactcctgactggaaagccatcaagccctctgctaagatgtttgatatgatagaaacg CTGGTGAGGGGCCTCCGCAGCATGTCTCAACAACACGCTCTTTTTACTCAGCTGCTGCAGACCGCAGACTATATGAAGACCTTCTCCTCTCGGcaccaagagattgaaaatcaactgcgtctgagaatggaggaggctgaggccagtctatccaccatgcgagaggaaaatgaagccctccgggtggagttggctgaggcaaagggtcaagaagaatcaactgcgggccgccttcatgaggcggagggtgaggcagcccggctaagggatgaattgagtcgactccggacagaagttttgaatgaaaagaagcagaaggaagacttgcagctgcgtctggatgtgcaaaaagaggaacttgaacgggagtttgctgtggaaagggaggaacttgcagcggattaccagagacaagtggatgatacatttatctttgggtatcgctgctgcatgaagaagaacggtataaagcgagataccccttcaattcctccaagtgaagaaaagaagctccatgagaaacctgctccctga
- the LOC100259828 gene encoding cysteine-rich receptor-like protein kinase 2 isoform X2: protein MESKGLVLLITGGIWWWWLMRVAVSDPQTNLLNEGCSTYNASSVSNFYSNLNATLSDLKTQLNDNNHFATAERTRTGDSVYAMVQCRNYMSTKDCVACFTAAQSLIRNCSAANGARVIYDGCFLRYESSSFYDQATLPGNAAICGNQTASQVTAFQAAVEGLLADLEVATPRTDDFYVAYKKEVVGGGGATVYGMAQCAETVSPSACQECLKVANGNINSCLPSTYGRAVDAGCFLRYSNTPFFADNQTTNITPFLEKGGSSKKKAIIGGVAGGVGLLLLISVLFLWYQQSRKAKAAPRGDILGATELRGPVNYSYRDLKAATKNFSEENKLGEGGFGDVYKVKFNTYLCDWIDVYCFGQVFIGYLEQGTLKNGKMVAVKRLFIGQPNRAKADFESEVKLISNIHHRNLIRLLGCCGKRSELLLVYEYMANSSLDKFLFGERRGALNWKQRLDIIAGTARGLAYLHEEFHVCIIHRDIKSSNILLDNDFQPKIADFGLARLLPEDKSHLSTKFAGTLGYTSPEYAIHGQLSEKVDTYSYGIVVLEIISGRKCNEMKAEPAWKLYEDDKHLELVDESLDPEEYKAEEVKKIIEIALMCAQSSVSMRPTMSEVVVLLRSKGSLEHGPPTRPTFVESSKRNPGDTSISTGSSASNATASISHFSGR, encoded by the exons ATGGAATCCAAGGGCTTGGTGTTGTTGATTACAGGGGGAATATGGTGGTGGTGGTTGATGAGAGTAGCAGTTTCAGACCCACAAACAAACCTACTAAACGAGGGATGCAGCACATACAACGCCTCCAGCGTTTCAAACTTCTACAGCAATCTCAACGCCACCTTGTCGGACCTCAAAACACAGTTGAACGACAACAACCACTTTGCGACTGCGGAGAGAACCAGGACTGGAGACTCTGTGTACGCCATGGTGCAGTGCAGAAACTACATGTCCACTAAGGACTGTGTGGCTTGCTTCACTGCTGCTCAGTCACTCATCCGCAACTGCTCTGCTGCCAATGGCGCTCGCGTCATCTATGATGGCTGCTTCCTCAG ATATGAGAGCAGCAGCTTCTATGACCAAGCCACTCTCCCCGGAAATGCTGCAATTTGTGGGAACCAGACTGCATCACAGGTGACTGCTTTTCAAGCAGCGGTAGAGGGACTATTAGCAGATCTTGAAGTTGCAACACCCAGAACTGATGATTTCTATGTGGCATATAAAAAGGAAGTAGTTGGAGGTGGTGGTGCAACAGTGTATGGGATGGCCCAATGTGCTGAAACAGTGAGTCCGAGCGCTTGCCAAGAGTGCTTGAAAGTGGCAAATGGCAACATAAACAGTTGTCTTCCCAGTACATATGGTAGGGCTGTTGATGCAGGATGTTTTCTGAGATATTCAAACACGCCTTTCTTTGCCGATAACCAGACCACTAATATCACACCCTTCCTAGAAAAGG GAGGGTCAAGCAAGAAGAAAGCCATTATTGGAGGAGTGGCTGGAGGTGTAGGCCTTCTTCTTCTTATCAGTGTTCTGTTTTTATGGTATCAGCAATCAAGAAAGGCAAAGGCAGCTCCTAGAG GTGATATATTAGGGGCAACCGAGTTGCGAGGCCCAGTTAATTACAGTTATAGAGACTTGAAAGCTGCAACAAAAAATTTTAGTGAAGAAAATAAGCTTGGAGAGGGTGGTTTTGGTGATGTCTACAAGGTAAAATTCAATACATATTTATGTGACTGGATTGATGTTTATTGTTTTGGGCAAGTATTCATAGGTTACTTGGAACAGGGCACtttgaaaaatgggaaaatggtTGCAGTTAAGAGACTATTTATAGGTCAACCCAACAGGGCAAAAGCAGATTTCGAGAGCGAAGTCAAGCTTATAAGCAATATTCATCATCGCAATCTCATTCGCCTTCTTGGATGCTGCGGCAAAAGATCAGAACTACTTCTTGTCTATGAGTACATGGCCAATAGCAGTCTTGACAAATTCCTATTTG GTGAAAGGCGAGGAGCTCTCAACTGGAAACAACGACTTGATATAATTGCTGGTACAGCTAGGGGTCTTGCCTATCTACATGAGGAATTCCATGTGTGTATCATACATCGTGACATAAAATCCAGCAATATTCTTCTGGACAATGATTTCCAACCCAAAATTGCAGATTTTGGGCTGGCAAGGCTTCTCCCCGAGGACAAGAGTCATCTCAGCACCAAATTCGCTGGAACATT GGGTTACACTTCACCTGAATATGCAATCCATGGGCAGTTATCTGAGAAGGTTGATACCTACAGCTATGGTATTGTCGTCCTTGAAATCATAAGTGGCCGCAAGTGCAATGAAATGAAGGCTGAACCT GCATGGAAACTTTACGAGGATGACAAGCATTTGGAGTTGGTGGATGAGAGCTTAGACCCTGAGGAATATAAAGCAGAAGAAGTGAAGAAAATCATAGAGATCGCTTTGATGTGCGCTCAGTCATCAGTTTCTATGAGACCCACAATGTCTGAAGTAGTTGTTTTGCTACGCAGCAAAGGCTCACTTGAGCATGGACCCCCAACTCGGCCTACTTTCGTAGAATCCAGCAAGAGAAATCCTGGAGACACTTCCATATCTACGGGGTCCTCTGCTTCCAATGCCACAGCCTCTATTTCTCATTTCTCGGGTCGATAA
- the LOC100242727 gene encoding kunitz type trypsin inhibitor 104, which translates to MLRLIGAVGYIWLVMAISSVAQPSNDTNSPVLDTSGQALQRGVEYYILPSTNSSGGGLTLINRNGSCPLYVGQEDQASSQGYPVTFAPFFEQETIIRESRDFSVQFVAFTICIQSTAWRLGERDPETQRRLIVTGGETGYFRIERNGEGYYLAWCPTDVCPICKFDCGSAGILVENGKRLLALDGPVLSVVFKRA; encoded by the coding sequence ATGTTGAGGTTGATTGGAGCTGTGGGCTACATATGGCTAGTCATGGCCATATCCTCAGTGGCTCAACCATCCAACGATACAAACTCTCCAGTGCTCGACACCTCCGGACAGGCTCTTCAACGTGGTGTAGAGTATTACATACTGCCCAGTACTAATAGTTCTGGTGGCGGTCTCACCTTGATCAATCGCAATGGGTCGTGCCCGTTGTATGTTGGTCAGGAAGACCAAGCTTCCTCACAAGGCTATCCTGTTACATTCGCACCATTCTTCGAGCAAGAGACGATTATCAGGGAGTCCAGGGACTTCAGTGTTCAATTTGTTGCCTTCACAATCTGTATCCAGTCCACAGCATGGAGACTAGGGGAGAGAGACCCTGAGACACAAAGGAGATTGATTGTCACCGGAGGTGAGACTGGATACTTCAGAATTGAGAGGAACGGAGAAGGCTACTATCTGGCATGGTGTCCTACGGATGTGTGTCCAATTTGTAAGTTCGACTGTGGGTCCGCTGGTATTCTTGTTGAGAATGGAAAGAGGCTGTTGGCTTTGGATGGTCCTGTACTTTCTGTTGTGTTTAAGAGGGcttag